The genomic interval AGTGACTTCAGCCAAACCGGTCAAGCGATCGGAACCCCCAGTTATATGCCTCCCGAACAAGCGGCAGGTCGTAAAGATGAGATCGGATTTCAAAGCGACGTCTATTCCATCGGTGCCCTGCTGTTTCACTTGTTGACCGGTCGAGCACCGTTTGTCGGGGAAACACATCATGCGATCATTCATCAAGTGCTTGAGTCAGAAACCGTCTCTCCCCGAAAGCTCAACCCTAAAGTCAGCCGATCACTTGAGATCATTTGTGTTAAGTGTCTCCAGAAAGAATGCTCGCGTCGTTACACCACGGCTTTAGAACTCAAGCAAGATTTGGAACGATTCCAGTTGGGATATCCCATCCTCGCTCGACGCGCTTCCCCGTTTGAACGTTTGCAAAGTTGGTGCCGCCGAAATCGGGCGATCGCTGCCATGATCGTCATCACGTTGTTAACATTCGGCATTGGAATCGCGATGACAAGGCATCGCAGCCGCATGGTGACTGAAAACATGATGGCACGTGTCGACTCTGCGTGGGATCGTCTGAATGCCCAGATGCAGTCCGTCGACTTGACCCATCAATCTTCCCATGACGAGCTCGTGCCGCGACGCGTCGGGATGGACGCCGATCAGCTACAGGCGGCGTTGGACGGTTACGACGATGCGATCGCCGCATGGCAAACATTCAATGGAACCAGCGTCCTCAGCGAGCAAAGGCGTTTCGATATTGCCGAGGCATCGTATCGTGTGGCAAAGGCGAGTCGGTTGCTCGGCGACTTCCCTCGCTCTGAACATGCCTTTCAAACGGCGATCGATCGATTGCAGAAGTTGAGCCAACAGGTTCCGGCCAATCCTCAATATGCAACGTTGCTCGGCGAAGCCTACGACTATCTCGGTGAACTCTATCGCGACCACGGACATCGTCAGCAAGCGGAGTCGGCATACCAGAAGTCCTTGTCACTGCTCAAAGACGCTCAGGCAAAGTTCCCAGAGAATCCCGCAACGAGTCAAGAGTTGGCGCGCGTCGAGAATAACCACGGACTACTGCTTGAGAGCGAGGGGAAACTCGATGCCGCCGCGCGACGATACGCTCAATCCGAGAAGATCTTACGTCAACAGAATTTGCGAGATTCGGAAAATATTGAGTCGCAGATCGATTTGGCTCGTACGCTGATCAACCTCGGGCGGATGGAACGTATTCGTCATCGCTACGAAGACGCGGAGAATGCGTATCGTGAAGCGATCGACGAACTTCAGGGGCTCTTTGATCTGGAACCCGACAATCGCCGAATCGAGTTTCTGCTTGCCGTGACGCAGCGAAATCTCGGTTATATGTTCAGTGAACAACTCAACGACCCTGTCAAAGCCCAACGCTGGTTGGTGTTGGCGCTAGATCACTTCAACGATTTGCCAACAAGTGTTCCCGAGTATCAGTTCAACAAGATCATCTGCTTGGTGAATTTGACCAGTCTCCATGGCCTCAGTGGCGACGAAGCCGGCTTGGAAAAATGCCGATCTTTCTACAAGAGTTCACTTGAGGCGATGAATCGATTGATCACCGAGTTCCCAGGGATCGCAGAATACGAATCCTGGATGGGTTTGATTCAGGGAAACGGATCAGCCATTGCCGCGA from Stieleria varia carries:
- a CDS encoding serine/threonine-protein kinase; translated protein: MPDCPPAEILQRFVDERLSADACSRLEGHIGDCVDCQSKLDHLCASVLPAVHVMIDPQHLPIPDRAWSPARAERLAAAVRKANSPHPPTHSSEVPLLSSVDTDDGGTYGEETTGGDSQQLPETIDPGEDDSPNSEISYAEKARVSSPIRKIDDYEIVSEIARGGMGIVYKAWDVKLKCFLALKTIVSGELASERNLYRFQREAEATAKLRHPNIVRIHRVGECNGLHYFTMDFIAGPTLQHLAKQQSLSEADAVRLTIEICDAIAYAHKNGVLHRDLKPSNVLTDETGRAMVTDFGLAKCLEDDSDFSQTGQAIGTPSYMPPEQAAGRKDEIGFQSDVYSIGALLFHLLTGRAPFVGETHHAIIHQVLESETVSPRKLNPKVSRSLEIICVKCLQKECSRRYTTALELKQDLERFQLGYPILARRASPFERLQSWCRRNRAIAAMIVITLLTFGIGIAMTRHRSRMVTENMMARVDSAWDRLNAQMQSVDLTHQSSHDELVPRRVGMDADQLQAALDGYDDAIAAWQTFNGTSVLSEQRRFDIAEASYRVAKASRLLGDFPRSEHAFQTAIDRLQKLSQQVPANPQYATLLGEAYDYLGELYRDHGHRQQAESAYQKSLSLLKDAQAKFPENPATSQELARVENNHGLLLESEGKLDAAARRYAQSEKILRQQNLRDSENIESQIDLARTLINLGRMERIRHRYEDAENAYREAIDELQGLFDLEPDNRRIEFLLAVTQRNLGYMFSEQLNDPVKAQRWLVLALDHFNDLPTSVPEYQFNKIICLVNLTSLHGLSGDEAGLEKCRSFYKSSLEAMNRLITEFPGIAEYESWMGLIQGNGSAIAAMEKQTSLAKDRITEAIKHQQQAVELQPNNLDYQQRLASHRQFQSTLSTGQSSD